AATTGTTCGTAGATGGTGAAAGAGCTATACAATATTTTCATGTTGGGGAGGAGAAGTTTGGGATGGTTTTTCCTCCCAAAAGGACTAAAAGAATTCGTCAAGTGACACGGATTGGAGATGATCTTGCCATCGTATACAGAAAACCATTTTGTCATAATTTGTTGAAGCTATGGATATTCAACAAGGAGGATAAAAATTGGGCCAAGAATGTAATCAAATTGCCAAGAATTCCAGTTTCCAGACTTAAAGTCATAGGGACAACGCACAAAACTAGTGAAATCTTGATGACTACAAAATTGGGGTACCATGACATGTTGCAGTTAGTATTTTACGATCtggaaacaggaaatttaaggACCAGCAATATTACTTGTCCTGGGATGCCTAGTATAGCCGCTGGTAATCTCCTTTCCTATGATGCAAGTGCTGCTGTGAGCAATCATGT
This region of Coffea arabica cultivar ET-39 chromosome 3c, Coffea Arabica ET-39 HiFi, whole genome shotgun sequence genomic DNA includes:
- the LOC113736011 gene encoding putative F-box protein At4g38870 isoform X3 codes for the protein MLNITTGEKVTLPYQRPLQFRYPSMFLGFDPHRKEYKVLCTLDFGRQVKWRILTIGTNLWRTMGNKPLLEKFKKGTICVDGCIYWKDELFVDGERAIQYFHVGEEKFGMVFPPKRTKRIRQVTRIGDDLAIVYRKPFCHNLLKLWIFNKEDKNWAKNVIKLPRIPVSRLKVIGTTHKTSEILMTTKLGYHDMLQLVFYDLETGNLRTSNITCPGMPSIAAGNKLLRNPASGLFPSSAGSKVPNLCSLVMQSVPQRYWPNR